In Topomyia yanbarensis strain Yona2022 chromosome 2, ASM3024719v1, whole genome shotgun sequence, one DNA window encodes the following:
- the LOC131683540 gene encoding neural/ectodermal development factor IMP-L2, whose product MMNLKILFLLAMLAMLAPPISGRAVDLDQDNSLSASSSGSRTTRPNFVKITSQPPAQLTQIRGTTIELECEVMGSPTPYVQWVHGSGQTADWDDVSMNIISESSPTTMARVVSRLVLDHSSRAAESTYTCIGRSGGQIAIASTTIYHVDAPRSNFTDLLKSGHHMFMHLKSARVTLHYRALFEYMGSTVILPCKAVGRPVPEITWKNEEGNVISSMQDPRFRTLPTGELIINDLRWADMGSYTCVAKNAISKDEAETFLYPIRPN is encoded by the exons ATGATGAATCTCAAAATTCTCTTTCTGCTGGCAATGCTGGCGATGCTAGCGCCGCCGATCAGCGGTCGAGCAGTGGATCTCGACCAGGACAACTCACTCTCCGCGTCCTCTTCCGGGTCGCGAACAACCAGacctaattttgtgaaaatcacctCTCAACCACCAGCACAACTAACCCAGATCCGAGGCACCACCATCGAGCTAGAATGTGAAGTGATGGGCTCACCGACGCCCTACGTACAATGGGTGCATGGTAGTGGTCAGACGGCAGAT TGGGATGACGTGAGCATGAACATCATCAGTGAAAGCAGTCCAACGACCATGGCACGTGTGGTATCGCGATTAGTGTTGGACCATTCGTCACGTGCCGCAGAAAGTACATACACTTGCATTGGTCGATCTGGAGGTCAAATAGCCATCGCATCCACCACCATCTACCACGTCGATGCTCCGCGCTCTAATTTTACCGATTTGCTGAAGTCTGGCCATCACATGTTCATGCATCTCAAGTCTGCACGCGTTACGCTTCACTATCGGGCACTCTTCGAGTACATGGGTTCGACAGTGATCCTGCCGTGTAAAGCCGTTGGTCGTCCCGTGCCAGAGATCACCTGGAAAAATGAGGAAGGCAACGTCATTAGCAGCATGCAGGACCCACGATTCCGTACCCTGCCGACTGGAGAGTTGATCATCAACGACCTGCGGTGGGCCGACATGGGATCGTACACATGTGTTGCCAAAAATGCCATCTCCAAGGACGAAGCGGAAACCTTTTTGTATCCCATTCGACCAAACTAA